GTCCTTCCCTCCTCCGTGCTGCCCCTCACCGCCATTCCCACCTTTATCCGCGGTGGAAGCGAACGCAGCGCGCGGGTGGAGTTCCAGGGTTCCCGGGATCCCGATGTGGCCACGGCGGCGGATCCGGAAGAGCTGCGCGCCTTCCTGGCGCGGTATGTCACAGAAGAAGAGAATCCCGGCAACCGTCTGAACGTCTCAACTGTCGAAGTCACCCACCCTGCGCCTCTGCTGACGCAGGGCGTGGTGCTTATAGACACTCCCGGCATCGGCTCCACCCACCGGCACAACACGGAAGCCACGCTGAACTTTCTCCCCCAGTGCGATGCGGCTCTGTTCGTCGTGTCGCCGGATCCTCCGGTCACGGAGGTGGAGATCGAGTTCTTGAAGAGGGTGCGCTCCCGGGTGGGGCGGATCTTCTTCGTGCTGAACAAGGCGGACTATCTGGAGGGGCCGGAGCGGGAGGAGATGCTCCGTTTCGTGGAGCGTGCGCTGCGGGAGCACGCGGGTCTGGACGGCGACCTGCGCCTTCTGATGATCTCTGCCCGGCAGGGTCTCCAGGCAAGGCGCTCCGGTGACTCCCGTCTGTGGGACTCCAGCGGGATGCGCGAGCTGGAGTCGCATCTGCAGAGCTTTCTGGTGCGGGAGAAGGAGTCCGCGCTTCACCGGACGGTCGCGGCTCGTGCGGTGGAGGTTCTGGAAGAGGTCCTTCTGGAGAAGCGGTTGTCGCTGGAGACCATGCGGCTGCCCGTCGAGGAGATCGAGCGGCGGCTCAGGTTGCTGGAGGAGCGGTTCCGCGAGGTGCAGCTGCGTCAGGTTGCCGTGCGCGACGGACTGGCCGGAGACCGCAAACGTCTGGCCGCCCTGCTTGAGGAGCAGGCGGCGCAGCTCCGCAAGAAGGCGTTCAACCTCTTTATGAAGACTGTAGAGTGCGCCATTGACGAGCCCGGCGCGGGTCCCGGCGCGCCGCAGGAGGCGCTCGCGGAAGTCATTCCGGCCTTCTTCGAGAACGAGCTGGGTGAGCTGTCCACCGAGTTCGAGTCGCGCGTCCGGCAGACCCTGGATCTCCGCCGCCGCGAGGTAGATGCCCTGGTGGATGCGGTCCGGCAGACTGCCGCGGAGCTGTTCGACCTGCCGCACCACGCCACAACGGATACCGGCGAGTTCGAGGTGACGCGCGAGCCCTACTGGGTGACCCACTACTGGCCAATCACTCTGGGGCTGCTCCCGGAGGGGTTCTGGGACCGGTTCCTGCCGGCCGCGATGCGCCGCAGACGGCTTCTTGCCAGGATGAAGGAGAGGGTGGAGGTGCTGGTGGCGGAAAATGTGGAGAACGTCCGCTGGCCCACCCTGCAGAACCTGGACCGCAGCATCCGGGAGTTCGGCGAAGAGCTGGACAGACGCCTGGAGGAGGCGGTCCGGGCCACCATCGGGGCCATAGAGGCCGGCCGTAGCCGCCGGTTGGAACAGAGCGGGATGTTGCGGCAGGAACTGGCGCGGGTGGAAGGGCATCTGAACCAGCTTCAGTCGTTGATCCAGAGGGTCGGGAATCATCAGAAGATTACGCCGGAAGGACAGGTTCAAGCGTGACCCCGGATTTGAGGATTCTTGCCCTGGCACTGGGTGGCGCCCTCGGAACGATATGCCGCTATCTTGTATCCGTGGCTTCCACGAAGCTCTTCGGAGCGGTGGTGCCGGCCGGAACGTTTCTGGTCAACCTGAGCGGATGTTTCCTGCTGGGGTTGATGTTCGGGCTGGGGGAGGCTCGGGGTGTCAGCCCGGGCTTTCGCCTGTTCTTTATGACGGGCTTCCTGGGCGCCTACACCACGTTCTCCACATTTGCCGTGGAGAGCGTGCTGGCGCACGAAGGCGGCAGAGCCGGGCTGGCGACCGCTAACATCCTGGCCAACAACCTGGGCGGGCTGGCGCTGGCGAAGGCGGGGTTGATGCTGGGCAGGCTGATCTAGGGGGATAGCGGATAATGCCGGTCGAATATCGCGTAATCGAGGTGTTCACAAGCGAGGAGGCCCGCTGGGAAGGGCGGCCTGTGTGGGAAGCCATTCTGGATGCCGTGCGCCGCTCGGACCTGGCGGCTCGCTGCACCGTGAGCCGGGCGATGGCCGGTTGTTACGAGAACGGTGAGATGGCGTCGGGCAGCCTGGAGGTGCTGTCGTTCAATATGCCGCTGAAGATCGAGGTCATCCTGCCGGCCGCCCAGCTGGATGAACTGCTTCCCCGCATCGAGGAGATGGTGACCGATGGCATCGTCGCCGTCGAGGAGATGCAGGTGCGGGCGCATCGGACCCGGAAGCGCCTCATCCCCCGGCAGCTCCGGGTGAAGGATGCCATGACTCCCTCTCCGCACGCCGTCACGCCCGCCACGCCCCTGGCCGATGTCGTCCGTCTGTTGCTGCGCCACCGCTTCAACGGCGTGCCGGTGACCGGTGAAGACGGCCGCCCCGCCGGTATCATCACGCAGAAGGATCTCATCCAGCGCGCCGGGATGCCGGTTCGGCTGGGACTGCTGGCGCAGTTCGGGGAGCAGCAGGTCAATGAGTTCCTGGCTTCCATTCAGGACCGGAAGGCCGCCGATGTGATGAGCGCTCCCGTTGTCACGGTGCGGGAGGACCAGCGTCTGGGCGAAGCGGCGGACCTGATGCTGCGCAAAGGGCTGAAGAGGCTTCCCGTGGTAGACGCGGATGGCCGCCTGACAGGAATGCTCTCCCGCTTCGATGTCTTCAAGACCATCACCACGGAGTCCCCGGACTGGCGCAAGATCCGGGATCAGTATGTCTCGGTGGCCAACGTGCGAACTGTCGCCGACATCATGCGGCGCGACGCGCACACCGTACCCCCGGACACTCCGCTGGAGGAGGTGGCCCGTCTGATTGACGACAGCGACATCCAGCGCGTCGCCGTGGTGGACTCAGAAGGGCGGTTGGTGGGGCTTGTATCGGATTCCGATCTGCTGTCCGTCTTAGCAGAGCACAGGGGCGGGCTGTGGGAGTCGCTGAAGGCCCGTCTGGGGCTTTCCGAGGCAGCACGGCGGCAGGCCGGGTCCGCACGGACGGCGGGCGACATCATGAGGACCGGCCTGATCACGGTGACGGAAGAGACGCGCATTGAGGATGCCATCCGTCTGATGACGGAGCACGGCATAAAGCGGCTGCCGGTGGTGGACGAATCCGGCGTCTTCCGTGGGATGGTCAGCCGCGACTCGCTTTTGCGCGCAGGACTGGAGCAGGAACAATGACCACGGAAGTAACGGCCGAGGCGAGACATACGGGCAGGGCGATGCGCTTCGTGGTGCTCCTGGGAGTGGTCAGCCTGTTTGCTGACATGACCTACGAAGGCGCCCGAAGCGTCACAGGACCATTCCTGGCGACCCTGGGCGCCAGCGCGGCCGTGGTGGGGTTCGTGTCTGGACTGGGCGAGCTGGTGGGCTACGCGGTGCGGTTGGTCTCGGGCTACCTGAGCGACCGCACGGGCCGCTACTGGACGCTGACCATCGTGGGATATTGCGTGAATCTGCTGGCCGTTCCGCTGCTGGCCTGGGCCGGCCGGTGGGAGGTGGCCGTCGCACTGATTGTGGCGGAGCGTTTCGGAAAGGCTGTCCGCACCCCTCCGCGCGATGCCATGCTGTCCCACGCCGCCAGCCGCACCGGAGCGGGACGCGCCTTCGGGCTGCACGAGGCGCTGGATCAGGTTGGCGCCGTCACCGGACCGCTCATCGTGACCGCTGTGTTGATGGTGGGGGGCACTCATCGCACGGCGTTTGCCATTCTCGGAATCCCGGCCATTGTGGGAATCTCGCTGGTCATAGCGGCCCGCCTTCAGTATCCCGTGCCCAGGACCATGGAGGTTCCTGACGGCGGCAGGGAGGAAAGAGGCGGAAGTCTGCCGCCGCAGTTCCGTCTGTATCTCGCGGGTGTCGCTCTGGTTGCTGCGGGGTTCGCGGACTTTCCGCTGATGGCCTATCATTTCGCCCGGACTGACGCCTTTGCGCCTCAGACCATCGCGCTGGTGTACTCAATGGCGATGGCGGTGGACGCGGCTGCCGCTCTGATCTGGGGCAGGTTGTACGACCGGGCCGGGCTGCGGGCGATGCTCATTGCCGTCGCGCTCTCCGCAGCCTTTGCGCCGCTGGCGTTCCTGGGCAAAGGGTGGCTGCCGCTTGCCGGAGTGGCCCTCTGGGGAGCGGGGATGGGGGCTCAGGAGTCGGTCATGCGGGCCGCCATATCGCGCATGGCTCCGGCAGGCCGGAGGGGAACGGCATACGGCGTGTTCAACAGCGTCTACGGGGCGGCCTGGTTCGCCGGCAGCGCGACCATGGGTCTGCTCTACACCCGGCACCCTGCGCTGCTGGTGGCTTTTTCCGTAGTCGCGCAGGTTCTTGCGCTCCCGTTCATCCGGGCCTCTGAGCGGGGCGGTCCCGCCGCTGGTCCGGCGCGGGGAGCGGGGTGACCCGTGTCGGCATCCAGCGCCTGCTGACCCGTTCTGACGCCCCCCTGATCGATCTGGCCCGGCGCGGATCCGTGGCGACCTCTCCCTGCAAGGACGCCGGTGGCGGCCCAGCCCTCATAGCCCCGCCAGCGCCCGTGCCCTTTCGAAGATCTGTCTGAGCATCTCGCGGGTCACCAGCCCGGTGTACGTGTTGCGCTGGCTGGGATGATAGCTGCAGAGCAGGCGCCTCCCCTCCGGCAGCGGAAATTCCGCCCCGTGGCGGAAGCCCGAGAAAGGGATGTCCGGAGTTGTTCCGCACTCTCTCAGAGCCTTCAGAGTCTCGCGGAAGGCCATCTGCCCCAGAGTGACGGCAACCCGCCAGGGCGCTCCGGAGCTCAGTGTGCTCCGCAGCCACTCCCGGCAATTGTCGAACTCATCCGGAAGTGGTCTGTTCTGCGGCGGAGCACAGTGGACGGCGGCTGTGATGAGTGTGCGCCGGAGCCGCAGACCGTCGCCGGCGTGCGTGGCGTGCGGCTGACTGGCCAGGCCGGCCTCGTGAAGCGCGCGGTAGAGCCAGTTGCCGCTTTCGTCGCCGGTGAACATCCGCCCGGTGCGGTTGGCTCCATGGGCGGCGGGAGCCAGCCCCACAATGACGATGCGCGCCTCCGGGTCTCCGAAGTTCGGGACGGGCCGGCCCCAGTAATTCCATTCTGCGAATGCCCGTCGCCTGCGCCCGGCCACCTCAAGGCACCATTCGCGCAGCCGCGGGCAACGCTCGCACTGCACGATGCGCCTGTTCAGGGCCTCCAGCCAGCCTGTGTCCATCCCCGCCCTCGGTGATCGAAGACAAGGCCGACGATGCTCACGTCTTCCGGGCCGGTCTCAACGTCCACCCGCACCTTCCCGCCGGAGATCTCCAGAGGCGTGCCGTCTTCCAGCTTTGCCTGCTTCGTTCCTTCCGGGACGGGCGCCAGCACCGTGCGGGCTGCGGATTCGCGCGTCAGGTTGAAGCAGAGCAGGACGGCTCGCTTTCCGTCTGGAGCGGTGTGCAGGTGGGTCAGCTCGTCTATCCCCGCGAACTCCCCACGTGTGAACTCCTCGAAGTAGCGATTATAGGTTGCGATGGCGCGGCGGTAGCCTTCCCGGACCTCCTCCGGCGCCTTTACCAAGCCGCCCACGCCGACATGGGTCACGCAGGAAGCCACGTACCAGAATGCGATGGCGTTCGCATTGTCGGTGCTCATGTTAATATGCAGGAACAGCGGCACCGGCTCCGCCTTGCGCAGGTGATACAGCGAGAACAGCCGTCCTTCCATCAGATCCCGGTGCGTCTTCCACATGAACTCGTAGGCCCACTTCTCGTCGTAGCTCTCCGGCCGGTCGAACAGATACCACGCCGGAGTCCGGTATTCCCCGGATTCCACGTGGTCGTGCATCTCGACGACCAGATCCGGGTGTCCGGCGCGGATCTCCTCGAAGGCGCAGTTGACGGCCAGAGCCCACTCCTCTCGGGTCAGGGGCACGGAATGTCCGTGTGAGGGATCGTGGCAGGACTGTTCCCGCCAGGGCCAGTCGTGAAAGTCGGAGTTGATGAAAACGAATCCCGCGTCCGCAAGCGCTCTCATATTGCGGACGAATTCCTGCCTCCAGGGGCCGCAGGGGCACACTCCCCAGAGCTTCACCTCTCCGAAGTCCTCCGCCACGAATTTTTCTCCGCTGGCGTCTCGGCAGTAGCGGCCGTCCTGGAGCTCCGTGTTCTGGGTGTGTAGGGTGGTCCAGCAGCCCACCTTCAATCCGTACGAGCCGGCCAGCTTCACGAAATCGTCCACCGGTCCCATCTCCGCCTCGTTCCAGACGGCGGATCCCCAGAATGTCTCCCAGCCTGGATCCAGGTGCAGCAATCCGAACCCTGTATCCCGCAACAGGGGCATCAGGGGCTCCAGCTTTGCGCGCGAAAGCGACGGTCCGAAGTCGTGGTAAGTGTTGTAGGAGACCGGCGACACGCGCCGGGGCTTGCGCAGGCGCGTCAGCCTGGCACTGAGGATGTTTCGGAACAGGGCGACGCCCTCTTCCCATCCTCCCGCAAAAGGCACCAGGCGCAGGGGCGGAAACTGCGCGCTTTCTCCCTTCTCCAGCCTTCGGACAAACAGGCTGCGGGTCCGGTGATCCTCTCCGTCGGCACCTGCGATTCCTATCCGAATGACCTTCCCGCCGTTCTGGGCGGCGGTCTCCGCAGGGACGAAACAGGTCTCGTGCGAGCCGTCCGGCACGCGCATTACCACCAGCCCGCGTTGCCCGTTCTCAAGGATCCACCCCTCCGCGAAGTCCTCAAACGGCGGCGCATCGTTCACGGCAACGGTCCGGTCTCTTCCGTCCAATCCCACCCGGAAGGGAAGCGGGTGCAGACGGAAGCCCGGCAGCCTCTCGGTAGGGATCTCCAGAAAAAGGCTGAAGCGTTCCAGACGGCCAGATCTGCGGCGCTGCGCGGTCAGAAGAAGATCCACCCCCGTC
The sequence above is drawn from the Armatimonadota bacterium genome and encodes:
- a CDS encoding MFS transporter gives rise to the protein MTTEVTAEARHTGRAMRFVVLLGVVSLFADMTYEGARSVTGPFLATLGASAAVVGFVSGLGELVGYAVRLVSGYLSDRTGRYWTLTIVGYCVNLLAVPLLAWAGRWEVAVALIVAERFGKAVRTPPRDAMLSHAASRTGAGRAFGLHEALDQVGAVTGPLIVTAVLMVGGTHRTAFAILGIPAIVGISLVIAARLQYPVPRTMEVPDGGREERGGSLPPQFRLYLAGVALVAAGFADFPLMAYHFARTDAFAPQTIALVYSMAMAVDAAAALIWGRLYDRAGLRAMLIAVALSAAFAPLAFLGKGWLPLAGVALWGAGMGAQESVMRAAISRMAPAGRRGTAYGVFNSVYGAAWFAGSATMGLLYTRHPALLVAFSVVAQVLALPFIRASERGGPAAGPARGAG
- a CDS encoding uracil-DNA glycosylase; translation: MDTGWLEALNRRIVQCERCPRLREWCLEVAGRRRRAFAEWNYWGRPVPNFGDPEARIVIVGLAPAAHGANRTGRMFTGDESGNWLYRALHEAGLASQPHATHAGDGLRLRRTLITAAVHCAPPQNRPLPDEFDNCREWLRSTLSSGAPWRVAVTLGQMAFRETLKALRECGTTPDIPFSGFRHGAEFPLPEGRRLLCSYHPSQRNTYTGLVTREMLRQIFERARALAGL